From the Prochlorococcus sp. MIT 1223 genome, the window CTGAATTTTTAATTATAATTATTTTTTGCTTAATTATTTATCCATTCAGTGTGAATGCTCTTGAAGAAAGTGCGATCTTAGCAGGAGGATGTTTTTGGTGCTTGGAGCATGATTTAGAAGAAATACATGGAGTAATAGATGTGAATAGTGGCTATTCTGGAGGTGACTTAATTAATCCCACTTACCGAAATCATAAAGGCCATCAAGAAGTCGTGATGGTTAAATTTGATAATCAAATAATAACTTATGAGGCTCTCTTAAGATCTTATTTGAGGAATATAGATCCTTTAGATGGCAATGGTCAATTTTGTGATCGAGGAGATTCATATAAACCAATTATATTTACAAACTCTCCAACCCAAATAGATGCAGCTAAAAATAGTTTGGAAAAGGCTTCTAAAGAGATAGGTATATCCTTAGAAGAGCTTAAAGTAGAAATAAAAAAATCAAATAAGTTTTGGTTAGCTGAAGATTACCATCAGAATTTTGCCACAAATAATAAAGCTAAATATAAATTTTATCGATATAGTTGCGGAAGGGATAATCGATTAAAAGAAATTTGGGGAACAAAATCAGGTAGTATTGAACCTTGGTTTAGAGCTAAAGGTTAAAGATATAGCGAGGACTTATTAATGATATTCAAATGACTGATTATTTAATTTTTAATGGTATGTGGAATTGCTTTGTTGCAAGCCCATTCGACTAAAGTTCTTACTCCATATCCAGTTGCTCCTGAAGGATTTATTCCATTATCTTTATCTGTCCAACATGTTCCGGCAATATCAATATGGGCCCAAGGAATTGATTCAGTAACAAACTCTTTGAGGAAAAGGGCGGCTGTAATTGAACCGCCTGCTCTTGGCCCGGTGTTTTTAATGTCTGCAAGCATTGATTTAAGGCCTTTTCTGTAAGAATTTCGCATAGGCATTCTCCATAAGCCTTCACCTGTATGCTCTGCCGCTATTTCTAATTCTTTTGCTAATTCTTCACTCTCACTCCATAGGCCAGCAATCTCATCACCTAGAGCTATAACGCATGCGCCAGTTAGCGTGGCCAGATCAACTATTGAATCTGGTTCAAGTTTGCAAGCATATACAAGTGCATCTGCAAGAGTTAATCTTCCTTCAGCATCGGTATTGTTTACTTCAATAGTTTTTCCATTTGAGGCGGTGATTATATCTCCTGGGTGCAAAGCGGATCCATTTATCATGTTTTCACAAGCAGCAACAATAAAATGAACTTCTATATTCTCTGGGGCTAATTCTCCGATAGCTCTTGCTGCTCCTATGACGGCGGCACTCCCTCCCATGTCATATTTCATTTTTTCTATTTGAGCCGCACCTACCTTGAGGTTGTATCCACCAGAGTCAAAGGTTAAGCCTTTCCCAACCATTACGATCTTTTTTTGAGCAGGACTATTTGGCTTATAAGTAAGGTGAATAAACTTTGGTTCTAAATCAGATCCTTTTGCAACAGCTAGATAAGATCCCATTCCTTTTTCTGCACATTGCTTTCGATTAAGAATTTTTGCTTCTAATTTAAATTCTTTTGAAATTTCTAATGCTTGGTTAGCTAATTCACTGGGAGTAAGGATGTTAGGGGGGGCTCCTACTAATTCACGTGCTAATTCAACTCCAGCACAAATAGGTGATATTTGATTGATTAATGTATTTTCGATTTGAGGAAGACCAAGAAGTTCGATTTTTTCTGGACGCTTGATTTCTTCTGGATTACTGCGAAACCTTAGATCTTTAAAGGTTGAAAGTCTTATTGCTTCTCCAATCGCTTTTGCTGCGATTGAATAATCAATTACTTCCCAAGGATATATAAATCCAATCTTTTCTGAGCTTCCTAAACATTCTCTTGCAGCAATAGAAGTTGCTTGTCTTATCCCATCGGCTAAAAGTTTTTCAGGTTTACCTAGACCAATTATCACAAGCTTCATAAGTTTATCTTGGGTTAAGTTAAAGGAGCAGATTTCTCCTACTTCTCCTCCAAAATTTTGATCTTTCAGTACTTGCAGCAGATAGTCTTTTTCAATTACATCTGCCAGTAGCTCTAGCTGGGTCTCAATATCGCCATTTAATAGACCAAAAATAACTATAGAGCCATCCCAATTTTTGAGACTTATTGATTTTTGAGAGATTTGCATTTACTCATTGACCTTTTTCTTGATGTTACTCATATTTCTTAGCTAATTCCTGTAGTAAATGGCGTTTGCCAACGAGTCCTGGTTTCTTTGTTAAAGGGTGGAAGCCACCTTCGAATGAGTTTCTGCTCTAAAGCTCTTCTTTTAACTGTATCTCTTGGAACATCAGTCCAAAAGCGAATACTTAATTGGCAACTCATTGAGACTTCGTTAAGGATTGAAGAATAATTATTTAAATAAGATTTGCAATCGTGCTCTCCTTTCCAGCGTTGTTCTGCTGCAATTGTTTCGCCTATATATAAAATGATACTTTTTTCCTCTTTACTAAATTTGTCCATAACTAAGTAAACTGCTGGGCCTTCAAAGAATTTCTTTGGCCATCTCCAGAAATTAATTGGTAAAGGTGTAAGGCTTAATGGTTTAAAAGATTCCTCTTGATCTCTTTCATGGTTTTGAAAAAGAGATGTTTGATGATTTATTAGATCAAGATTTTGAAAACATTTCTTTTGGTGAGAGTAAATACGAGTTTGCCATTCTTGAATTGACTTCTTACTCAATGCTATAGATTGCTCTGAAAGCGAAGCTTCCCAAAAGAAATTACTTGAGCTAAAAAACTCACCTTGGCCTTGAAAAGAGCTCATTAATTAAAGCATCGTTGGTAAAAGAGATTTTTGAATCAATGTAGTGGTGATTTCCCTCTTCCGAAATAAAATGATTTTAGGCAAAATAAATACTAGAAAAACTATTTGTGAAAATGCAAAATAGTCTTTTCAGATTCTTGTATCGGTCCTTGTCAGGTCTGTTTATGAATTTGGTAAATTTTGAGGTAAGAAGAAGATGACCTTTTTTGAGTCTGAGATTGTTCAACAAGAGGCCAAAAGGCTTTTTATCGACTATCAGGATCTTATGAAACTGGGTTCTGACTATGGCAAGTTTGATCGAGAAGGTAAAAAAATGTTTATTTGCAATATGGAAGAACTAATGGAACGATATAAAGTTTTTATGAAGAGGTTTGAATTGTCTGAAGATTTTCAGGCAAAGATGACTGTTGAACAATTGAAAACGCAACTTAATCAATTTGGCATGACACCTGAACAAATGTTTGATCAGATGAATATGACTCTTGAACGGATGAGAGCACAATTAGAAGAGTCTTCTGATTGACTTGTATCTATACGTGCTGTAATTCCTTTTTAAAGAGTTTTTAATATGAATGACAAGCTAGATCATTTGCCAGAATGGCTAAATAGAGGAATCGTCGATCTATTCCCTTCAGAGAATACTGAAAGTAATGATCAAAATCTTTCTTTTAGACTTACTGAGGCCTTAACGACAAAAAACCCTTTGAGAGTAAAATTAGGAATTGACCCAACAGCTGCAGATATTCATTTAGGACACAGCATACTTTTTCGTAAATTAAGAGCTTTTCAGGATGCAGGACATACTGCTGTATTAATTATTGGAGACTTTACTGCTCAAATAGGAGATCCCACGGGAAAAAGCAAAACAAGAGTTCAATTAAGCCAAGACCAAGTTGAGTCAAATGCGGCAACTTACTTAGATCAATTAGGTTATGGAAAATCTAGAGATCAATCGATTTTAGATTTTGAAACACCTAATCGTTTAGAGATAAGACGAAATAGTGAATGGTTGTCAAACCTTGATTTGGTGGAAGTGGTTAACTTGTTAAGCGCAGCAACTGTCGGACAAATGCTTGCAAAAGAAGAGTTTGGTAATCGATATAAAGAAGGAACCCCAATTTCACTTCATGAGTTCCTTTATCCTTTGCTTCAAGGTTATGACTCTTTTGCTATTTCGTCTGATATCGAATTAGGTGGTACAGATCAGAAATTTAACGTCGCAATGGGACGAGACATACAACGAATTTTTAAAAAGAAGCCTCAATTTGGATTACTCCTTCCAATTCTAAATGGGATTGATGGAGAACAGAAGATGAGTAAAAGTTTAGGTAATACTGTTTCTTTAAAAGAAGATGCTCTTTCTATGTATTCTAAATTAGAAAAAATACCTGACACTCTTGTTGATAGCTACCTCAGACTATTGACTAATTTAGATGTAACTAAATTAGTCAATAGTCCAAGAGAATTACAGAAATTAATGGCATTAGAAATAACGTCTAATTTTCATGGAAGAAAAGCAGCTGAATCTGCTCAATTAGCTGCTCAGA encodes:
- the msrA gene encoding peptide-methionine (S)-S-oxide reductase MsrA, with the protein product MNALEESAILAGGCFWCLEHDLEEIHGVIDVNSGYSGGDLINPTYRNHKGHQEVVMVKFDNQIITYEALLRSYLRNIDPLDGNGQFCDRGDSYKPIIFTNSPTQIDAAKNSLEKASKEIGISLEELKVEIKKSNKFWLAEDYHQNFATNNKAKYKFYRYSCGRDNRLKEIWGTKSGSIEPWFRAKG
- a CDS encoding leucyl aminopeptidase; the protein is MQISQKSISLKNWDGSIVIFGLLNGDIETQLELLADVIEKDYLLQVLKDQNFGGEVGEICSFNLTQDKLMKLVIIGLGKPEKLLADGIRQATSIAARECLGSSEKIGFIYPWEVIDYSIAAKAIGEAIRLSTFKDLRFRSNPEEIKRPEKIELLGLPQIENTLINQISPICAGVELARELVGAPPNILTPSELANQALEISKEFKLEAKILNRKQCAEKGMGSYLAVAKGSDLEPKFIHLTYKPNSPAQKKIVMVGKGLTFDSGGYNLKVGAAQIEKMKYDMGGSAAVIGAARAIGELAPENIEVHFIVAACENMINGSALHPGDIITASNGKTIEVNNTDAEGRLTLADALVYACKLEPDSIVDLATLTGACVIALGDEIAGLWSESEELAKELEIAAEHTGEGLWRMPMRNSYRKGLKSMLADIKNTGPRAGGSITAALFLKEFVTESIPWAHIDIAGTCWTDKDNGINPSGATGYGVRTLVEWACNKAIPHTIKN
- a CDS encoding GIY-YIG nuclease family protein; this translates as MSSFQGQGEFFSSSNFFWEASLSEQSIALSKKSIQEWQTRIYSHQKKCFQNLDLINHQTSLFQNHERDQEESFKPLSLTPLPINFWRWPKKFFEGPAVYLVMDKFSKEEKSIILYIGETIAAEQRWKGEHDCKSYLNNYSSILNEVSMSCQLSIRFWTDVPRDTVKRRALEQKLIRRWLPPFNKETRTRWQTPFTTGIS
- a CDS encoding DUF1825 family protein, giving the protein MTFFESEIVQQEAKRLFIDYQDLMKLGSDYGKFDREGKKMFICNMEELMERYKVFMKRFELSEDFQAKMTVEQLKTQLNQFGMTPEQMFDQMNMTLERMRAQLEESSD
- the tyrS gene encoding tyrosine--tRNA ligase, whose product is MNDKLDHLPEWLNRGIVDLFPSENTESNDQNLSFRLTEALTTKNPLRVKLGIDPTAADIHLGHSILFRKLRAFQDAGHTAVLIIGDFTAQIGDPTGKSKTRVQLSQDQVESNAATYLDQLGYGKSRDQSILDFETPNRLEIRRNSEWLSNLDLVEVVNLLSAATVGQMLAKEEFGNRYKEGTPISLHEFLYPLLQGYDSFAISSDIELGGTDQKFNVAMGRDIQRIFKKKPQFGLLLPILNGIDGEQKMSKSLGNTVSLKEDALSMYSKLEKIPDTLVDSYLRLLTNLDVTKLVNSPRELQKLMALEITSNFHGRKAAESAQLAAQKLVKGDRDSLLEIPLLSLASVNFPAKAFYLLSAVNLCVSSSEARRQIQGGGVRLDGQKITDPNTVFEDKKLLIGKVLQLGKKTFRRLAD